In Zonotrichia leucophrys gambelii isolate GWCS_2022_RI chromosome 6, RI_Zleu_2.0, whole genome shotgun sequence, one genomic interval encodes:
- the DNMBP gene encoding dynamin-binding protein isoform X5 produces MTLLSSQTPSLEPSSATTESAEQRMLEKRAKVIEELLQTERDYIRDLEMCVERIMVPLQQAQMQNIDFEGLFGNIHMVINFSKQLLSALEASDAIGPVFLTHRAELESVYRVYCQNHDEAIALLETYEKDEKLQKLLLELLDSLRSLYSEWGCTNYINLGSFLIKPVQRVMRYPLLLMELLSATPEAHPDKAPLTAAVLAVKEINVNINEYKRRKDLVLKYRKGDEDSLMEKISKLNFHSIIKKSNRVSSHLKHLTGFAPQLKDEAFEETEKNFRMQERLIKSFIRDLSLYLQHVRESACMKALAAGSMWDLCTEKGSGDLDQFQKVNRLISDQLFSSFKERTERLVSSPLSQLLSMFAGPHKLVQKRFDKLLDFHNCSERAEKLKDKRTLEELQSARNNYEALNAQLLDELPQFLRFAKELFASCVRGYAEAHCDFVRLALEELRPLLSLLKVSGREGNLIAIFQDEHSRVLQQLQAFTFFPESQAAPKKTFERKSMERQSARRQPLGGLPTHFLQSDDIRAALLARYPPESLFQAERNFNAAQDLDVSLLEGDIVGVIKKKDPMGSQNRWLIDNGVTKGFVYSSFLKPYNPRRSQSDVSVGSHSSNESELSSSSPQSNATLTFSPSGAAVTFTQKPLQDSVSPAESPLEVDSPCVPQLGSGDRTAPLAGTVTSQRRCSRPEQGCSPSSRNGHPTKARLRPTPSVEDRDSGLENSESEGNQVYYALYTFKGRNTNELSVSANQRLRILQFEDITGNQEWWLAEAHGKQGYVPSSYIRKTEYT; encoded by the exons ATgactctcctctcctcccagaCACCGTCCCTGGAGCCATCCTCGGCCACCACCGAGAGCGCAGAGCAAAGGATGCTGGAGAAGAGGGCCAAGGTTATTGAGGAACTGCTCCAGACAGAGCGGGACTATATCAGAGACCTGGAGATGTGTGTGGAGAGGATCATGgtgcccctgcagcaggcacag ATGCAGAACATAGACTTTGAGGGCCTTTTTGGAAACATCCACATGGTAATAAACTTCTCCAAGCAGCTGCTGTCCGCCTTGGAGGCTTCAGATGCCATCG gaCCAGTGTTCCTGACACATCGTGCAGAGCTGGAGAGTGTCTACAGGGTGTATTGCCAAAACCATGATGAGGCCATCGCACTGCTGGAAACCTATGAGAAGGATGAGAAGTTGCAGAAACTActtttggagctgctggataGCCTCAG GAGCCTGTACAGTGAATG GGGTTGCACAAACTACATTAACCTGGGCTCCTTCCTCATCAAGCCAGTGCAGAGGGTGATGCGGTACCCACtgctgctgatggagctgctcagtgccacccctgagGCTCACCCTGATAAGGCACCACTCACAGCTGCTGTCCTCGCAGTCAAAGAGATCAACGTCAACATCAACGAGTACAAGCGCCGCAAGGAcctgg TGCTAAAGTACAGAAAAGGGGATGAGGATAGCCTAATGGAGAAGATCTCCAAGCTCAACTTCCACTCTATCATCAAGAAATCCAACCGTGTGAGCAGCCACCTCAAGCATCTCACAGGCTTTGCACCCCAG CTAAAGGATGAAGCCTTTGAAGAGACAGAGAAGAACTTCCGGATGCAGGAGCGTCTGATCAAGTCCTTCATCCGGGACCTTTCCCTGTACCTGCAGCATGTCCGG GAGTCAGCTTGTATGaaggcactggcagcagggagcatGTGGGACCTGTGCACAGAGAAGGGAAGTGGGGACTTGGACCAGTTCCAGAAAGTGAATCGTCTCATCAGCGACCAGCTCTTCTCCAGCTTT AAAGAGCGGACGGAGCGGCTGGTGAGCTCGcccctgagccagctgctgaGCATGTTTGCGGGGCCCCACAAGCTGGTGCAGAAACGATTCGACAAACTGCTCGACTTCCACAACTGCTCCGAGCGAGCGGAGAAGCTGAAGGACAAGCGGacgctggaggagctgcagtcaGCCCGCAACAACTACGAGGCCCTCAACGCGCAGCTGCTGGACGAGCTGCCCCAGTTCCTGCGCTTCGCCAAGGAGCTCTTTGCCAGCTGCGTGCGCGGCTACGCCGAGGCACACTGCGACTTCGTGCGCCTGGCCCTGGAGGAGCTCAGACCCCTGCTGTCG TTGCTGAAGGTGtctggcagggaagggaacCTCATTGCCATCTTCCAGGATGAGCACAGTCGagtcctccagcagctccaggccttCACCTTCTTCCCAGAgtcccaggcagctcccaagaagacttttgaaaggaaaagcatgGAGCGGCAGTCTGCCCGGCGGCAGCCCCTTGGTGGCCTG CCAACCCACTTCCTGCAGTCGGATGACATCCGTGCTGCCCTCCTGGCCCGCTATCCCCCGGAGAGTCTCTTCCAGGCAGAGCGCAATTTCAATGCTGCCCAGGACCTGGATGTCTCCCTGTTGGAAGGAGACATTGTGGGTGTCATCAAGAAGAAGGACCCCATGGGCAGCCAGAATCGCTGGCTCATAGACAATGGGG TGACCAAAGGCTTTGTGTACAGCTCCTTTCTGAAGCCCTACAACCCCCGCCGCAGCCAGTCGGACGTCTCTGTGGGCAGCCACTCTTCCAACGagtcagagctcagcagctcctctccccaaaGCAACGCCACCCTGACCTTCAGCCCCAGTGGGGCAGCCGTCACCTTCACTCAGAAACCCCTGCAGGACTCTGTCTCCCCAGCAGAGTCCCCACTGGAGGTGGACtccccctgtgtgccccagctTGGCTCTGGTGACAGGACGGCCCCCCTGGCTGGCACTGTGACATCGCAGCGCCGCTGCAGCCGCCccgagcagggctgcagccccagctctcgCAACGGGCACCCCACCAAAGCACGTCTCAGGCCCACGCCCTCTGTGGAGGACAGAGACTCAGGGCTGGAGAACAGCGAGTCAGAGGGCAACCAG GTCTACTACGCTCTCTACACCTTCAAAGGCCGAAACACCAATGAGCTGAGCGTGTCAGCTAACCAGAGACTCAGGATACTGCAGTTTGAGGACATCACAGGCAATCAGGAGTGGTGGCTGGCTGAGGCCCACGGCAAGCAGGGCTACGTGCCCTCAAGTTACATCCGGAAGACGGAGTACACGTGA
- the DNMBP gene encoding dynamin-binding protein isoform X4 produces the protein MLPEMTLLSSQTPSLEPSSATTESAEQRMLEKRAKVIEELLQTERDYIRDLEMCVERIMVPLQQAQMQNIDFEGLFGNIHMVINFSKQLLSALEASDAIGPVFLTHRAELESVYRVYCQNHDEAIALLETYEKDEKLQKLLLELLDSLRSLYSEWGCTNYINLGSFLIKPVQRVMRYPLLLMELLSATPEAHPDKAPLTAAVLAVKEINVNINEYKRRKDLVLKYRKGDEDSLMEKISKLNFHSIIKKSNRVSSHLKHLTGFAPQLKDEAFEETEKNFRMQERLIKSFIRDLSLYLQHVRESACMKALAAGSMWDLCTEKGSGDLDQFQKVNRLISDQLFSSFKERTERLVSSPLSQLLSMFAGPHKLVQKRFDKLLDFHNCSERAEKLKDKRTLEELQSARNNYEALNAQLLDELPQFLRFAKELFASCVRGYAEAHCDFVRLALEELRPLLSLLKVSGREGNLIAIFQDEHSRVLQQLQAFTFFPESQAAPKKTFERKSMERQSARRQPLGGLPTHFLQSDDIRAALLARYPPESLFQAERNFNAAQDLDVSLLEGDIVGVIKKKDPMGSQNRWLIDNGVTKGFVYSSFLKPYNPRRSQSDVSVGSHSSNESELSSSSPQSNATLTFSPSGAAVTFTQKPLQDSVSPAESPLEVDSPCVPQLGSGDRTAPLAGTVTSQRRCSRPEQGCSPSSRNGHPTKARLRPTPSVEDRDSGLENSESEGNQVYYALYTFKGRNTNELSVSANQRLRILQFEDITGNQEWWLAEAHGKQGYVPSSYIRKTEYT, from the exons AGATgactctcctctcctcccagaCACCGTCCCTGGAGCCATCCTCGGCCACCACCGAGAGCGCAGAGCAAAGGATGCTGGAGAAGAGGGCCAAGGTTATTGAGGAACTGCTCCAGACAGAGCGGGACTATATCAGAGACCTGGAGATGTGTGTGGAGAGGATCATGgtgcccctgcagcaggcacag ATGCAGAACATAGACTTTGAGGGCCTTTTTGGAAACATCCACATGGTAATAAACTTCTCCAAGCAGCTGCTGTCCGCCTTGGAGGCTTCAGATGCCATCG gaCCAGTGTTCCTGACACATCGTGCAGAGCTGGAGAGTGTCTACAGGGTGTATTGCCAAAACCATGATGAGGCCATCGCACTGCTGGAAACCTATGAGAAGGATGAGAAGTTGCAGAAACTActtttggagctgctggataGCCTCAG GAGCCTGTACAGTGAATG GGGTTGCACAAACTACATTAACCTGGGCTCCTTCCTCATCAAGCCAGTGCAGAGGGTGATGCGGTACCCACtgctgctgatggagctgctcagtgccacccctgagGCTCACCCTGATAAGGCACCACTCACAGCTGCTGTCCTCGCAGTCAAAGAGATCAACGTCAACATCAACGAGTACAAGCGCCGCAAGGAcctgg TGCTAAAGTACAGAAAAGGGGATGAGGATAGCCTAATGGAGAAGATCTCCAAGCTCAACTTCCACTCTATCATCAAGAAATCCAACCGTGTGAGCAGCCACCTCAAGCATCTCACAGGCTTTGCACCCCAG CTAAAGGATGAAGCCTTTGAAGAGACAGAGAAGAACTTCCGGATGCAGGAGCGTCTGATCAAGTCCTTCATCCGGGACCTTTCCCTGTACCTGCAGCATGTCCGG GAGTCAGCTTGTATGaaggcactggcagcagggagcatGTGGGACCTGTGCACAGAGAAGGGAAGTGGGGACTTGGACCAGTTCCAGAAAGTGAATCGTCTCATCAGCGACCAGCTCTTCTCCAGCTTT AAAGAGCGGACGGAGCGGCTGGTGAGCTCGcccctgagccagctgctgaGCATGTTTGCGGGGCCCCACAAGCTGGTGCAGAAACGATTCGACAAACTGCTCGACTTCCACAACTGCTCCGAGCGAGCGGAGAAGCTGAAGGACAAGCGGacgctggaggagctgcagtcaGCCCGCAACAACTACGAGGCCCTCAACGCGCAGCTGCTGGACGAGCTGCCCCAGTTCCTGCGCTTCGCCAAGGAGCTCTTTGCCAGCTGCGTGCGCGGCTACGCCGAGGCACACTGCGACTTCGTGCGCCTGGCCCTGGAGGAGCTCAGACCCCTGCTGTCG TTGCTGAAGGTGtctggcagggaagggaacCTCATTGCCATCTTCCAGGATGAGCACAGTCGagtcctccagcagctccaggccttCACCTTCTTCCCAGAgtcccaggcagctcccaagaagacttttgaaaggaaaagcatgGAGCGGCAGTCTGCCCGGCGGCAGCCCCTTGGTGGCCTG CCAACCCACTTCCTGCAGTCGGATGACATCCGTGCTGCCCTCCTGGCCCGCTATCCCCCGGAGAGTCTCTTCCAGGCAGAGCGCAATTTCAATGCTGCCCAGGACCTGGATGTCTCCCTGTTGGAAGGAGACATTGTGGGTGTCATCAAGAAGAAGGACCCCATGGGCAGCCAGAATCGCTGGCTCATAGACAATGGGG TGACCAAAGGCTTTGTGTACAGCTCCTTTCTGAAGCCCTACAACCCCCGCCGCAGCCAGTCGGACGTCTCTGTGGGCAGCCACTCTTCCAACGagtcagagctcagcagctcctctccccaaaGCAACGCCACCCTGACCTTCAGCCCCAGTGGGGCAGCCGTCACCTTCACTCAGAAACCCCTGCAGGACTCTGTCTCCCCAGCAGAGTCCCCACTGGAGGTGGACtccccctgtgtgccccagctTGGCTCTGGTGACAGGACGGCCCCCCTGGCTGGCACTGTGACATCGCAGCGCCGCTGCAGCCGCCccgagcagggctgcagccccagctctcgCAACGGGCACCCCACCAAAGCACGTCTCAGGCCCACGCCCTCTGTGGAGGACAGAGACTCAGGGCTGGAGAACAGCGAGTCAGAGGGCAACCAG GTCTACTACGCTCTCTACACCTTCAAAGGCCGAAACACCAATGAGCTGAGCGTGTCAGCTAACCAGAGACTCAGGATACTGCAGTTTGAGGACATCACAGGCAATCAGGAGTGGTGGCTGGCTGAGGCCCACGGCAAGCAGGGCTACGTGCCCTCAAGTTACATCCGGAAGACGGAGTACACGTGA